One Triticum dicoccoides isolate Atlit2015 ecotype Zavitan chromosome 3B, WEW_v2.0, whole genome shotgun sequence genomic window, CCGCAAGGAGACCACGGCTGCCACCACGGCGGCGCGAATCGGGGTCGTCGTTGACGGCCTCCATGACGGATGATGAGGTAcacgtcgatctgctgctgctggacGCGAGACGACGGCGGATTAACTCGATCCGTCGCAGAGGAGGGCGCTGCCCCCAGCGGAGGTCATAGGAAACCTCCCCGGGGGCGCTCTACGAAGCCGTCGTGAGGGCGCGCTGATTGCGCACCGTGGTGGACGGCCGGTGGCGCGAGAAGAACAAGGGTGTGTGAGAAGCAGCGGAAGAATTAGGGTTTGTGGCCAAGGATCCGAACCTAACCTCGTGATACCATATAGAAAGATAGAATTGGTATAACTGATGGATTGATTGTATTGCATTGAGGCCTCGGTCGGTATATATAAGAGTACAGGACTTGGGGTGCAAGGCAACCCCGGATACGTAAGACAGTCTACGATATGATTATCTACAACTACCAAATATACTCTAACAGAAACAGCCACACGCTTTGTGCTGCAAATGCACCAGGACGAGGGGTATTCGGAATTTACTAGGCATCCAGCTAAGTAGTGACGAGGAACTGGTTGGAGTCTTCAGTTTGTGTGGTGCGCAATTTGGGCAAAGGAAGCCAAGATCTTCGACTTTAGTGGCTACAACCATTTTCTGGACTATATGGCCCCGAAAAGCTTTATTCCACCTGTGATGGCTGCCAAAAAATGTGCATACAACGTTCAAGTTATAAGCGAATAGAACTCATGGGGCAGTTTGTTTTGTTGTTTCTttcctctttccttttcttttgtctCCTACCTCGCCTCCGTCTTTGTCGTTCCACTCTTCCTATTGTGCATGTAAAAATTGTGTTGGACAAGTTTCTCCATGCATGTCGTCCGTTTCTAATAAAAAGGAATGTGTCTCCCCTCGTGAAGTTGGTGAAAGAATACTATGTATGTTCTAGCAACATAGCTTAACATTATGTGCTCTAGTATGATATAAGTAGAAGATTTGCCCATCGCCTCTGCTATATGTCGTTTTTATATCATCAAAACAAAATTCTAATATTGTAAAACCTTCAGTTATACATATTTTTTTATCAATGAAGATTCAGAACATAAATATAATTAATGCATTGCCAATGAAGGCACATCAAACAAGCACATGCAGATAAAAAAGCTGTAATTTCTTATTTTGTTGAAAACCTTACATACGACCTTCAATAAAACTTATTCCAATTCATTTGCTACTGTGCCAGCAAATTATTTATAACAGCTTTCTCTCAAAAAAAGGGTGCACGCCGAGGGATCCCCTTTCGGCGGTGACGAATAACCCTTGGTGGAGATGGATTATTCTTGCAATAATCTGCATCACTGCAACTCTCTTCATTGTTACCAgtatttccacttgttttgctggaATCTGTGTCATCATCCTTCCTTGTATAGTCAATAATATCTCCAATCGGAACACTTGTCCTCATATCCTCTTTGATTCCTTTAAGCTGCAAAAAAAATAGTCAAAAATTGAAAACGTTAAATGAAATAATAACACAGGGTAAGTTTCAATAGTTACACAATAGTTTAGTAGCTTACGTTACAACCCAGAGAGCAGAAGCGGAATGGGTCAAGAAGAGCACGATTGCAAATCTCACAattgtatgatgatgatgatgccttgATCGCGGAAACACCACAACCACGATGTTGTGGGCGCTCATTAAGAAATACAACTGTTGCACTATTGATGACATATGTTTGTACATCACTAATATCAAGTATATCTTTTAACTCGGCAACCCTGACCACATCATGGTAGGATGACCGCCTTATCTACAAGATTCCATAAGTTAGTTCATGTTGGTCATGACACGAAGGTAGATCAATCCACTTTTCCATGAAAGATAATACATGTTTGATATTTTTATATGATGGGTTGTATTAGATTTGGTAACTTTTGACACATGTTCTGTAAATAGGAGGTAGGTGTTAATACCAACCATATTTATATAACAAGATCCCCAAGTTCACAGATAATATAAAATGATGTAAAATTCTCTTGAATAATCTCTATTACCAAATCATAACGTTGTTCACCATACCTGGATTACTCGATGGGTGGAATGATGGCGCGAACGACAATAATAGCAGAAGGCGCTCTTCGAATCCTCGCAATCTATGCAGAATAGGTTACACTCATTACGAGTAGAGGAAAGATGGTTGGTGCAAATTGTGAAGAACTGTGTTGCAAGCAGTAGCTCTAGCCATGTAGGAACCATCCCCCCCTTCATGGCGAAAACAAAGATACTTTGCAATTGTACTACTATGTGTTGTGTTTATTAAGGGACGGTATGTGGTACCTTTATAGTGTGATCTAGGCAGTAAAACAGCTGGCGCACATAGTTTGTTGCGGAAATTGTGGGGCTGAAACTGACATGTGTGTCCAGAAAGACAGACCCGCATATCTTTTGTAATTTTTAGGTGCTTAGGTTAGGTACAACCAAACATTTGGCATTTCTCCATTTCAGTGGATGGTTATCCATTCTTCTTAGTACATCTAGGAATACATTTCGCGTGCACAAAATATTTTCTTTAGTGACACAAATGCCAAAGAGGATTGCCACCAAACATAATGGGAAAGGATGAGTACTTACTTAGGCCATGAAAAAACAATAAGAATGTGTGCATTAAGATTAATGGCTTAGCTGGACCGCCAAGCCAACACATAATTAGTTCTATGACTTAAATATTTTATGATACGATGTATAAATACTGGAAATTATATGGCCCATATCAATACTAAGACAATTGTGAAAATGAATTGCAAATCAAACAAAAGATTTGATCTACAAACATATATTTTTATTATGAGAATCGTCTTTAGATGTGCTCCTTTTGTCTTTTCCTGCGTGTACTTTGAAATATCTTCCTTTTTTGCGGGTCAAATAGGCATTTATTCCATTATAACATGATTACACAATCCAGAGGCAAGAGATCCTCGATACACGGGGGCCCTCTGTTCATCCACAAAGTAGTGCAACACTCAGAGAGACTATATCTTGCTAGGAAATCTGGGATCCTCTTTTGAGCTCTATGAATTTTCTGGGGAATAAACGAACTACCAACCATATTTTCGCTGCCCGCCAAACAT contains:
- the LOC119282518 gene encoding uncharacterized protein LOC119282518, which translates into the protein MKGGMVPTWLELLLATQFFTICTNHLSSTRNECNLFCIDCEDSKSAFCYYCRSRHHSTHRVIQIRRSSYHDVVRVAELKDILDISDVQTYVINSATVVFLNERPQHRGCGVSAIKASSSSYNCEICNRALLDPFRFCSLGCNLKGIKEDMRTSVPIGDIIDYTRKDDDTDSSKTSGNTGNNEESCSDADYCKNNPSPPRVIRHRRKGIPRRAPFF